The following proteins come from a genomic window of Hymenobacter canadensis:
- a CDS encoding CvfB family protein: MLALGDYNDLEVARAVDFGLYLSSDDGDLLIPRKYVPEGTEIGDVLRVFVYRDSEDRLIATTLEPLATVGQFAALTVRDVTPNGAFLEWGLEKDLFLPYRNQRHDLRVGQRETVFVYLDETTDRIVASAKWEWFLSDQPYPGKVGDTAELFVAAETDMGFKVIVDGTHQGLLYHNEVFKPLRLGDVHTGYVRVIRPDGKLDLSLQRLGYDEALAAADTLLEALRKAPDGLLPLGDKSEPDDIYRRLGMSKKVFKKALGTLYKRGQVQLQPESTQLLADK, from the coding sequence ATGCTCGCGCTCGGTGATTACAACGACCTGGAAGTGGCCCGCGCCGTCGACTTCGGCCTCTACCTTTCTTCCGACGACGGCGACCTGCTCATCCCGCGCAAATACGTGCCCGAGGGCACCGAAATCGGCGACGTGCTGCGCGTATTCGTCTACCGCGACTCCGAGGACCGGCTGATTGCCACCACGCTGGAGCCGCTGGCCACCGTGGGCCAGTTTGCGGCCCTGACGGTGCGCGACGTGACGCCCAACGGCGCTTTCCTGGAATGGGGCCTGGAAAAAGACCTGTTCCTGCCCTACCGCAACCAGCGCCACGACCTGCGCGTCGGCCAGCGCGAAACCGTGTTCGTGTACCTCGACGAAACCACCGACCGGATTGTGGCCTCGGCCAAATGGGAGTGGTTCCTCAGCGACCAGCCCTACCCCGGCAAAGTCGGCGACACGGCCGAGCTGTTTGTGGCCGCCGAAACCGATATGGGCTTCAAGGTAATCGTGGATGGCACCCACCAGGGCCTGCTCTACCACAACGAGGTGTTCAAGCCCCTGCGCCTCGGCGACGTGCACACCGGCTACGTGCGCGTCATCCGCCCTGACGGCAAGCTCGACCTCAGCCTGCAGCGCCTCGGCTACGACGAAGCCCTGGCCGCCGCCGACACCCTGCTGGAAGCCCTGCGCAAAGCCCCCGACGGCCTGCTGCCCCTCGGCGACAAAAGTGAGCCCGACGACATCTACCGCCGCCTGGGCATGAGCAAAAAAGTGTTCAAAAAGGCCCTCGGCACGCTCTACAAGCGCGGCCAGGTGCAGCTCCAGCCCGAAAGCACCCAACTGCTGGCCGACAAATAG
- a CDS encoding DUF6252 family protein yields the protein MKIPLTLLALLLFTACKKEEVDALPEATRTGQNTGGCLIDGKAFVAKGWPSGGLLGPRAIPPLTGGFAFDSVYYVELNGQHNGQNASILLFLRKRVAGIYLLNQNTQYYPQGDPLYILDHATYSTSNSSGEVYTTDARHTGQVHLTYMNRPISAGTFEFTAASTFDRTKTVTITNGRFDRKQ from the coding sequence ATGAAAATACCCCTAACCTTACTCGCCCTCCTACTTTTCACCGCCTGCAAAAAGGAGGAAGTAGACGCGCTGCCGGAAGCCACACGTACGGGCCAGAACACAGGCGGCTGCCTCATCGATGGCAAAGCCTTCGTGGCTAAAGGCTGGCCTAGTGGCGGCCTGCTTGGCCCCAGGGCCATTCCGCCCCTAACAGGCGGCTTTGCTTTCGACAGCGTGTACTACGTCGAACTGAATGGGCAGCATAACGGTCAGAATGCAAGCATCCTTTTATTTCTTCGCAAGCGCGTCGCGGGTATCTACCTGCTGAATCAAAACACCCAATACTATCCGCAGGGAGACCCTTTGTATATTCTTGACCACGCTACTTACTCTACTAGCAATAGTAGCGGGGAAGTATATACCACAGATGCCCGGCACACCGGGCAGGTGCATTTGACATACATGAACAGACCTATTTCTGCTGGCACGTTCGAGTTTACAGCAGCCAGCACCTTCGACCGCACCAAGACAGTCACAATCACCAACGGCCGCTTCGACCGTAAGCAGTAA
- a CDS encoding putative DNA modification/repair radical SAM protein, producing the protein MNEQRIQEKLSILADAAKYDVSCSSSGGKRKNVDKGLGNAEGMGICHSYTEDGRCVSLLKILLTNHCIFDCAYCVSRKSNNVKRAAFTVDEVVDLTMNFYRRNYIEGLFLSSGIFSSPDYTMERLVRIIKKLRTEHRFNGYIHVKAIPGASEELIQEAGLYADRLSVNIELPSEMALQNLAPEKNYAEILTPMAQIRDGITQNKEEKALFKKVPQFATAGQSTQLIVGASAENDLQIINLSDSLYKGYGLKRVYYSGYIPVTDDARLPQVTQPPLIREHRLYQSDWLMRFYGFQADEILDPAHPFLDLEVDPKLAWALRNRHVFPVDINTADFEMILRIPGVGSRSAKRIVAARRFGPLSLDHLHKFGVVLKRAKFFLTCRGQALSTRDYDEQTIRRQILFGAGSVRSALVTQQLDLFAQAS; encoded by the coding sequence ATGAACGAACAGCGTATCCAGGAAAAGCTAAGCATATTGGCAGATGCCGCCAAATATGACGTGTCGTGCTCTAGCAGCGGCGGCAAGCGCAAAAACGTGGACAAAGGTCTGGGCAACGCCGAGGGTATGGGCATCTGCCACAGCTACACCGAGGACGGTCGTTGTGTGAGCCTGCTGAAGATTCTGCTCACCAACCACTGCATTTTCGACTGCGCCTACTGCGTGTCGCGGAAAAGCAACAACGTGAAGCGTGCCGCCTTCACCGTCGACGAAGTCGTGGACCTGACCATGAATTTCTACCGCCGCAACTACATCGAGGGCCTGTTTCTGAGCAGCGGCATCTTCTCCTCGCCCGACTATACCATGGAGCGCCTCGTGCGCATCATCAAGAAGTTGCGCACCGAGCACCGCTTCAACGGCTACATCCACGTGAAAGCCATTCCGGGCGCTTCGGAGGAGCTGATTCAGGAGGCCGGCCTGTATGCCGACCGGTTGAGCGTGAATATTGAGCTGCCCAGCGAAATGGCCTTGCAGAATCTGGCGCCAGAGAAGAACTATGCGGAAATCCTGACTCCCATGGCTCAGATCCGCGACGGCATCACCCAGAACAAAGAGGAGAAAGCGCTTTTCAAAAAAGTGCCGCAGTTCGCCACGGCCGGCCAGAGCACTCAGCTCATCGTGGGCGCGTCCGCCGAAAACGACCTGCAGATCATCAACCTCTCCGACTCGCTCTACAAAGGCTACGGCCTGAAGCGCGTGTACTACTCCGGCTACATCCCCGTCACCGACGACGCCCGCCTGCCGCAGGTGACTCAGCCGCCCCTCATCCGGGAGCACCGCCTCTACCAGAGCGACTGGCTGATGCGCTTCTACGGCTTCCAGGCCGACGAAATCCTGGACCCGGCGCACCCGTTCCTCGATCTGGAAGTGGACCCCAAGCTGGCCTGGGCCCTGCGCAACCGCCACGTTTTCCCCGTGGACATCAACACCGCCGACTTCGAGATGATTCTGCGCATTCCCGGCGTGGGCTCGCGCTCGGCCAAGCGCATTGTGGCCGCCCGCCGCTTCGGCCCGCTCAGCCTCGACCACCTGCACAAGTTCGGCGTGGTGCTCAAGCGCGCCAAGTTCTTCCTGACCTGCCGCGGCCAGGCCCTCTCCACCCGCGACTACGACGAGCAGACCATCCGCCGCCAGATCCTGTTCGGGGCCGGCTCGGTCCGCTCGGCCCTGGTCACGCAGCAGCTCGACCTTTTTGCCCAGGCCTCCTAA
- a CDS encoding TIGR03915 family putative DNA repair protein yields the protein MSHSLSPLNQPRIAAVGPAAGRRPGAPQLTNPALDYTYDGSFEGLLSVLFQVYDRKAAPNSIQPVGAVQGGLFVQPVLIDTDETAAARVWDGLLRYMDKDARTRLFHVFLSEQPDRELLVFRYADLAMRAGRDISEHYADDNVRRVQRIAQQMYREKHRMEAFVRFEKTQDGLFHATIDPDFDVLPLIAPHFTKRYADQRWLIFDKRRRYGLYYDLTRTDVVEFESAASQRSTSVSATVLDEREPLFKLLWQSYFDHVNIPERKNMKLHRRHMPLRYWRYLSEKQPREQAFRPIQNKRPVQPGGPALSAAPAAGE from the coding sequence ATGAGTCATTCCCTGTCGCCTCTCAACCAACCGCGTATTGCGGCAGTCGGCCCCGCCGCTGGCCGCCGCCCGGGCGCGCCCCAGCTCACCAATCCGGCCCTGGATTACACTTACGACGGCTCGTTTGAGGGCTTGCTGTCGGTGCTGTTCCAGGTCTACGACCGGAAGGCGGCCCCCAACAGTATTCAGCCGGTAGGGGCGGTGCAGGGCGGCTTGTTCGTGCAGCCCGTGCTGATTGATACCGACGAAACGGCCGCCGCCCGCGTCTGGGACGGCCTGCTGCGCTACATGGATAAGGACGCCCGCACGCGCCTGTTTCACGTGTTTCTGAGCGAGCAGCCCGACCGGGAGTTGCTGGTCTTCCGTTATGCCGACCTAGCCATGCGCGCCGGCCGCGACATCTCCGAGCACTACGCCGACGACAACGTGCGCCGCGTGCAGCGAATAGCGCAGCAGATGTACCGCGAGAAGCACCGCATGGAGGCTTTCGTGCGTTTCGAGAAAACCCAGGATGGCTTGTTTCACGCCACTATCGACCCCGATTTCGATGTGCTGCCGCTCATCGCACCGCACTTCACCAAGCGCTACGCCGACCAGCGCTGGCTGATCTTCGATAAGCGCCGCCGCTACGGCCTCTACTACGACCTCACCCGCACCGACGTGGTGGAGTTTGAAAGTGCCGCTTCGCAGCGCAGTACCAGCGTGTCGGCCACCGTGCTGGACGAGCGGGAGCCGCTGTTCAAGCTGCTCTGGCAGTCGTATTTCGACCACGTAAACATCCCGGAGCGCAAGAACATGAAGCTGCACCGCCGCCACATGCCGCTGCGTTACTGGCGTTACCTCAGCGAAAAGCAGCCGCGCGAGCAGGCCTTCCGGCCCATCCAGAACAAGCGCCCGGTGCAGCCCGGCGGCCCGGCGCTGAGCGCGGCCCCGGCCGCAGGCGAGTAG
- the rfbD gene encoding dTDP-4-dehydrorhamnose reductase codes for MGSTTLVFGGAGQLGQCLQHVAKERNLSGLVFLPEAQANILNTETLQAVFAEYRPAYVINCAAYTAVDKAEDEVDLARKVNCDGAENLARLCGEFGPTLLHISTDFVFAGTGNQPLQETDETAPISVYGLTKLEGEQVIPGHTERYFILRTSWLYSEYANNFVKTMLRFGKERDEMRVIWDQLGTPTYAIDLAGVLLHIIETGSTAYGLYHYSNEGVTSWYDFAVAIFELGGLPTRTVPIRTAEYPTKATRPAFSVMDKTKVKTTLGVTIPHWRESLVVCMGRL; via the coding sequence ATGGGTTCAACCACTCTCGTTTTCGGTGGCGCCGGCCAGCTGGGCCAATGCCTGCAGCACGTTGCCAAGGAGCGCAACCTGTCCGGTCTTGTTTTCCTGCCCGAAGCGCAGGCCAATATCCTCAACACCGAGACGCTGCAAGCCGTTTTTGCCGAGTACCGGCCTGCCTACGTTATCAACTGTGCCGCCTACACGGCCGTGGACAAGGCCGAAGACGAAGTGGACCTGGCCCGCAAAGTGAACTGCGACGGCGCCGAAAACCTGGCCCGCCTCTGCGGCGAGTTTGGCCCCACGCTGCTGCACATCAGCACCGATTTCGTGTTTGCTGGCACCGGCAACCAGCCCCTCCAGGAAACCGACGAAACCGCGCCCATCAGCGTTTACGGCCTCACCAAGCTGGAAGGCGAGCAGGTGATTCCCGGGCACACCGAGCGGTATTTCATTTTGCGCACCAGCTGGCTGTACTCCGAGTACGCCAACAACTTCGTGAAAACCATGCTGCGCTTCGGCAAGGAGCGCGACGAGATGCGCGTCATCTGGGACCAGCTGGGCACGCCCACCTACGCCATCGACCTGGCCGGCGTGCTGCTGCACATCATCGAAACCGGCAGCACCGCCTACGGCCTCTACCACTACAGCAACGAGGGCGTCACGTCGTGGTACGATTTTGCGGTGGCCATTTTCGAGCTGGGCGGCCTGCCCACCCGCACCGTGCCCATCCGTACCGCCGAGTACCCCACCAAAGCCACCCGCCCCGCCTTCTCTGTGATGGACAAGACCAAAGTGAAAACCACGTTGGGCGTGACTATTCCGCACTGGCGGGAGAGCCTAGTGGTGTGTATGGGGCGGCTGTAG
- a CDS encoding MFS transporter, producing MRESVQAGAVTAPAPPPLAPGLVWLMAITCGLVVANIYYNQPLLAEIGRTFGLRESQVSLIATVTQVGYTLGLLFVVPLGDKRERKQLILGLLLCAAVCLAAAAYAPTFGTLAAASLLIGLFSAVPQLLIPMAASLASDADRGKVVGRVMSGLLIGILVSRTISGYVGLHFGWRTMFWVGAAIMVLLTGILARMLPRNQPTFQGSYGSLLRSLGTLAGTLPVLRRSALVGACMFGGFSAFWTSLVFFLESDAYHYHSDVAGLFGLIGASGALAASFAGKSADTKGPDYALNLGILMFLGAYLLLGFGGTYLVGLVVAVVVLDVGQQMTHISNQTRIFMLLPEARSRLNTVYMTGCFIGASAGSFLGGLAWDHFQWPGVCAVGLAFGSMAYLLNRFYGRGVTA from the coding sequence ATGAGAGAATCTGTGCAGGCTGGCGCCGTTACTGCGCCGGCTCCTCCGCCGCTGGCCCCCGGCCTGGTCTGGCTGATGGCAATTACCTGCGGCCTGGTGGTCGCCAATATCTACTATAATCAGCCGCTGCTGGCCGAAATCGGGCGCACCTTCGGGCTGCGCGAAAGCCAGGTGAGCCTCATAGCCACCGTCACGCAGGTAGGCTACACGCTGGGGCTGCTGTTTGTGGTGCCGCTCGGCGACAAGCGCGAGCGGAAACAACTGATTCTGGGGCTGCTGCTGTGCGCGGCCGTGTGTCTAGCAGCCGCGGCGTATGCGCCTACCTTCGGCACGCTGGCAGCGGCCAGCCTACTGATCGGGCTATTTTCGGCAGTACCGCAGCTGCTGATTCCGATGGCCGCCTCCTTGGCCTCCGACGCCGACCGGGGTAAGGTGGTAGGCCGCGTGATGAGCGGGCTGCTGATCGGGATTCTGGTGTCGCGCACGATTAGCGGCTACGTGGGGCTGCACTTCGGGTGGCGCACGATGTTCTGGGTGGGTGCGGCCATCATGGTGCTGCTCACGGGTATTCTGGCACGCATGCTGCCGCGTAACCAACCTACGTTTCAGGGCAGCTACGGCAGTCTGCTCCGCTCGCTGGGCACGCTGGCTGGCACGCTGCCGGTGCTGCGCCGCTCGGCGCTGGTGGGGGCCTGCATGTTCGGCGGCTTCAGCGCCTTCTGGACTTCGCTGGTGTTCTTCCTGGAAAGCGACGCCTACCACTACCACAGTGACGTGGCCGGCCTATTCGGCCTCATCGGGGCCAGCGGCGCGCTGGCGGCTTCCTTCGCCGGCAAATCGGCCGACACCAAAGGCCCGGACTACGCGCTGAACCTCGGGATTCTAATGTTTCTGGGGGCGTACCTGCTGCTGGGCTTCGGGGGCACCTATCTGGTGGGGCTGGTGGTGGCCGTCGTCGTTCTGGATGTGGGCCAGCAGATGACGCACATTTCCAACCAGACCCGCATCTTCATGCTGCTGCCCGAAGCCCGCAGCCGCCTCAACACCGTCTACATGACCGGATGCTTCATCGGGGCGTCCGCCGGCTCCTTCCTGGGCGGCCTCGCCTGGGACCATTTCCAGTGGCCCGGCGTGTGCGCCGTGGGGCTGGCCTTTGGCAGCATGGCGTATCTGCTGAATCGGTTTTACGGGCGCGGAGTTACGGCTTAG
- a CDS encoding AraC family transcriptional regulator: protein MPHHLPAPIALRQPEQLTTLVENRTVYSLEAFELNVFETHRTAHQVPLSMGHVVLTTMLQGKKVMHLAGRPAFEYLPGESVIVGENETMVIDFPEADEHRPTQCLAVAIPIETIRQTVDLLNEEQPRAEAHLPWQLDTTEHAHFHNTPELTSTLERLVQLSRDTGRVKDVLANFTIQEMLVRLMQTQARQLLFHNYQQHATSHRFAAVVQYIKQHLTEQITVEKLSELACMSKATFFRVFKRELGLTPVEFIIQERLSEAKRLLRNPLSTVADVCFRAGFNNTAYFQKLFKQYEGITPGVYKRQCAA, encoded by the coding sequence ATGCCGCACCACCTGCCCGCTCCCATTGCCCTGCGCCAGCCCGAACAGCTTACCACCTTGGTAGAAAACCGGACGGTGTACTCGCTGGAGGCCTTCGAGCTGAACGTGTTTGAGACGCACCGCACCGCCCACCAAGTGCCGCTGAGCATGGGCCACGTGGTGCTGACCACCATGCTGCAGGGCAAGAAAGTGATGCACTTGGCAGGCCGCCCGGCCTTCGAGTACCTGCCCGGCGAGTCGGTGATTGTGGGCGAGAACGAGACGATGGTGATTGACTTTCCGGAAGCCGACGAACATCGCCCCACGCAGTGCCTGGCCGTGGCCATTCCCATCGAAACCATCCGCCAGACCGTGGACCTGCTCAACGAAGAGCAGCCCCGCGCCGAAGCCCACCTGCCCTGGCAGCTCGACACCACCGAGCACGCCCACTTCCACAACACGCCCGAGCTAACCAGCACTTTAGAGCGCCTCGTGCAGCTCTCCCGCGACACCGGCCGGGTGAAGGACGTGCTGGCCAACTTCACGATTCAGGAGATGCTGGTGCGCCTGATGCAGACCCAGGCCCGGCAGCTGCTGTTCCACAACTACCAGCAGCACGCCACCTCGCACCGGTTCGCGGCGGTGGTGCAGTACATCAAGCAGCACCTCACCGAGCAGATAACCGTCGAAAAACTCTCGGAGCTGGCCTGCATGAGCAAGGCCACGTTCTTCCGGGTGTTCAAGCGCGAACTGGGCCTCACGCCTGTGGAGTTCATCATTCAGGAGCGCCTTTCCGAAGCCAAGCGCCTGCTGCGCAACCCGCTCAGCACCGTGGCCGACGTGTGTTTTCGGGCGGGCTTCAACAACACGGCCTACTTCCAGAAGCTGTTCAAGCAGTACGAAGGCATCACGCCCGGCGTGTATAAGCGCCAGTGCGCGGCGTAA
- a CDS encoding aldehyde dehydrogenase family protein gives METLERTTTLIERPKFKSHYDNFIGGKWVAPVNGQYFENPSPIDGKAFCKVARSTKEDIELALDAAHEAFKSWSKASAATRSNVLLKIADIMEANLAHLAAVETVENGKAIRETMAADLPLCIDHFRYFAGVIRAEEGSATELNETTLSLVIQEPLGVVGQIIPWNFPLLMATWKLAPAIAAGCCVVMKPAEQTPASIMVLMELIQDVVPAGVINVVNGFGLEAGKPLASNKRVQKVSFTGETTTGRLILQYAAENIIPVTMELGGKSPNIFCKSVMDADDDFLDKCLEGAAMFALNQGEICTCPSRLLIHEDIYDEFMPRLIERVKAIKLGHPLDPETMMGAQASNDQYEKILSYLEIGKAEGAEVLTGGDAHRDHAHDELHDGYYIQPTIFRGHNKMRIFQEEIFGPVLSVTTFKDNDEAIELANDTLYGLGAGLWSRDAHELYQMPRAIQAGRVWVNCYHDYPAGAPFGGYKASGFGRENHKMMLGHYRQTKNMLISYSQQKLGFF, from the coding sequence ATGGAAACCCTGGAAAGAACCACCACGCTTATTGAGCGCCCCAAGTTCAAATCCCACTACGACAACTTCATTGGCGGCAAGTGGGTCGCGCCGGTTAACGGGCAGTATTTCGAGAACCCCTCGCCGATTGACGGCAAGGCCTTCTGCAAAGTAGCGCGCAGCACTAAGGAGGATATTGAGCTGGCCCTCGACGCCGCCCACGAGGCGTTTAAGAGCTGGAGCAAGGCCTCGGCCGCCACGCGCAGCAACGTGCTGCTCAAGATTGCCGACATCATGGAGGCCAATCTGGCCCATTTGGCCGCCGTGGAAACCGTGGAAAACGGCAAAGCCATCCGCGAAACCATGGCTGCCGACCTGCCCCTGTGCATCGACCACTTCCGCTACTTCGCCGGCGTTATCCGGGCCGAGGAAGGCTCCGCCACGGAGCTCAACGAAACCACCCTGTCGCTGGTGATTCAGGAGCCGCTGGGCGTGGTGGGCCAGATTATTCCCTGGAACTTCCCGCTGCTGATGGCCACCTGGAAGCTGGCGCCCGCCATTGCGGCCGGCTGCTGCGTGGTGATGAAGCCTGCCGAGCAGACGCCTGCCAGCATCATGGTGCTGATGGAACTGATTCAGGATGTGGTGCCGGCCGGCGTGATTAACGTGGTGAACGGCTTCGGGCTGGAAGCCGGCAAGCCGCTGGCTTCCAACAAGCGCGTACAGAAGGTGTCGTTCACGGGTGAAACCACCACAGGCCGCCTGATTCTGCAATACGCCGCCGAAAATATCATCCCCGTGACTATGGAGTTGGGCGGCAAGTCGCCGAACATCTTCTGCAAATCGGTGATGGATGCCGACGACGATTTCCTGGATAAGTGCCTGGAAGGTGCGGCCATGTTTGCCCTCAACCAGGGCGAAATATGCACCTGCCCCTCGCGCCTGCTCATCCACGAGGACATCTACGACGAGTTTATGCCCCGCCTGATTGAGCGCGTAAAAGCCATCAAGCTCGGCCACCCGCTCGACCCCGAAACCATGATGGGCGCGCAGGCCAGCAACGACCAGTACGAGAAAATCCTGAGCTACCTGGAAATCGGGAAGGCCGAAGGCGCCGAGGTGCTGACCGGCGGCGATGCCCACCGCGACCATGCCCACGACGAGCTGCACGACGGCTACTACATCCAGCCCACCATCTTCCGCGGCCACAACAAAATGCGGATTTTCCAGGAGGAAATCTTCGGCCCGGTGCTGTCCGTGACGACGTTCAAAGACAACGACGAGGCCATTGAGCTGGCCAACGACACGCTTTACGGCCTCGGCGCCGGCCTCTGGAGCCGCGACGCGCACGAGCTGTACCAGATGCCCCGCGCCATTCAGGCCGGCCGCGTGTGGGTGAACTGCTACCACGACTACCCCGCCGGCGCCCCGTTCGGTGGCTACAAGGCCTCCGGTTTCGGTCGCGAAAACCACAAGATGATGCTGGGCCACTACCGGCAGACCAAGAACATGCTGATTTCCTACAGCCAGCAGAAACTGGGCTTCTTTTAG
- a CDS encoding DUF779 domain-containing protein → MSSQSQTPRVLVTPAAEATIDLLRDEHGPLMFHQSGGCCDGSSPMCFAKGEFRIGGNDVWLGQIHGCDFFMSTSQFEYWQHTQLTVDVVKGRGASFSLEIPLGVRFLIRSRLFTQEEEANMAPALQGEEYLESQQA, encoded by the coding sequence ATGTCGTCCCAGTCCCAAACTCCCCGCGTCCTCGTGACGCCCGCCGCCGAGGCCACCATCGATTTGCTGCGCGACGAGCACGGCCCGCTGATGTTCCACCAGAGCGGCGGCTGCTGCGACGGCTCGTCGCCGATGTGCTTTGCCAAGGGCGAGTTCCGCATCGGCGGCAACGACGTGTGGCTGGGCCAGATCCACGGTTGCGACTTTTTCATGAGCACCAGCCAGTTTGAGTACTGGCAGCACACCCAGCTCACCGTAGACGTGGTGAAAGGCCGTGGGGCCAGCTTCTCACTGGAAATCCCACTGGGCGTCCGGTTCCTGATTCGCTCCCGGCTGTTCACGCAGGAAGAAGAAGCAAACATGGCCCCCGCACTGCAAGGCGAAGAATATCTGGAAAGCCAGCAGGCGTAG
- a CDS encoding YybH family protein: protein MKPFLGLLLGGALLASCSKSAPETAAVDVKTLNQQFVGAWNAKNTLQIDSLLADDVQYAQGATRFNGKSEVADKWVRATMGTIADLKLYGTSTGSDATMAYEAGTFSTEVLPETPGQPRGEGEGNFILLWKKNAKNAWKLSYVQLEGLPVKVAN from the coding sequence ATGAAACCCTTTCTCGGTCTCCTGCTCGGGGGTGCTCTGCTGGCCTCCTGCTCCAAATCCGCTCCTGAAACTGCCGCAGTCGACGTAAAAACGCTCAACCAGCAGTTCGTAGGAGCCTGGAACGCCAAGAACACCCTGCAGATCGACTCGCTGCTGGCCGACGACGTGCAGTACGCCCAAGGCGCCACGCGCTTCAATGGCAAGTCGGAAGTGGCCGATAAGTGGGTGCGGGCTACCATGGGTACTATTGCTGACCTGAAGCTCTACGGAACCTCCACCGGCTCCGACGCCACGATGGCCTACGAGGCCGGCACGTTCTCCACGGAAGTGCTGCCCGAAACGCCCGGCCAGCCCCGCGGCGAAGGCGAAGGCAACTTCATCCTGCTCTGGAAAAAGAACGCCAAAAACGCCTGGAAGCTCAGCTACGTGCAGCTCGAAGGCCTGCCCGTGAAAGTGGCCAACTAG
- a CDS encoding alpha/beta hydrolase: MKALWSTVVMGCLPLLLHAQSAPFSIYSNTIPNSRPSSLQEKSITLENGGIRVSDVVQPTLQVFRPARDKANGTAVIICPGGGYVRLSMDNEGSDVAKRLTEMGVTAFVLKYRLPNDQLQPDKTTAPLQDAQQAIRLVRQRAAEYGLNPTRIGLMGFSAGGHLASTAGTHFAQPIGATTDATSVRPDLLVLLYPVISFTDSLAHAGSRRSLLGPTPTPDQIHLYSNEQQVTPQTPPTFLVHAQDDQTVPVLNSVRFYEACVRHSVPAEMHLYPKGGHGFGLRNPTTKDDWAERLQNWLDANSWLAP; the protein is encoded by the coding sequence ATGAAAGCCCTCTGGTCCACCGTTGTTATGGGATGCCTACCCCTGCTGCTGCACGCGCAAAGCGCCCCGTTTTCCATCTACTCGAACACCATCCCGAACTCCCGGCCCAGCAGCCTGCAGGAAAAGAGCATCACGCTCGAAAACGGCGGCATTCGGGTGTCCGACGTGGTGCAGCCGACCCTGCAGGTGTTTCGGCCGGCCAGGGACAAGGCCAACGGCACGGCCGTCATCATCTGCCCCGGCGGCGGCTACGTGCGGCTGTCCATGGACAACGAAGGCTCCGACGTGGCCAAACGGCTCACCGAGATGGGCGTCACGGCTTTCGTGCTCAAATACCGTCTTCCCAACGACCAGCTGCAGCCCGACAAAACCACCGCGCCGCTGCAGGATGCCCAGCAGGCCATCCGGCTGGTGCGTCAGCGCGCCGCCGAATACGGCCTCAACCCGACCCGGATTGGGCTGATGGGCTTCTCGGCGGGCGGGCACCTGGCTTCCACGGCCGGCACGCACTTCGCGCAGCCAATAGGCGCTACCACCGACGCCACCTCCGTCCGGCCCGATTTACTGGTGCTGCTCTACCCCGTCATCAGCTTCACGGATAGCCTGGCCCACGCCGGCTCGCGCCGCAGCCTGCTCGGCCCCACGCCCACCCCCGACCAGATCCATCTCTACTCCAACGAGCAGCAGGTAACGCCCCAGACGCCGCCCACCTTCCTGGTGCACGCCCAGGACGACCAAACGGTGCCCGTGCTCAACAGCGTGCGGTTTTACGAAGCCTGCGTGCGCCACAGCGTGCCCGCCGAAATGCACCTCTACCCCAAAGGCGGCCACGGCTTCGGCCTGCGCAACCCAACTACCAAAGACGACTGGGCCGAGCGGCTCCAAAACTGGCTCGACGCCAACAGCTGGCTCGCGCCATAG